Proteins encoded together in one Mobula birostris isolate sMobBir1 chromosome 9, sMobBir1.hap1, whole genome shotgun sequence window:
- the LOC140202473 gene encoding dihydrofolate reductase: MDGKPLRLIAAADAELGIGLGGHLPWHLPNEFNWFVSRITAVSEPGKKNMLIWGRYSAVSPSQPLPNCYRVCLSRTLRCVPPGADHVCRDFASAIQLASLPPLSDTIETVWVLGGTHVYQEALKHPNCEQIYLTNIMACFNCDTFFPEFDQQIFRLLDEFPGIPGEILEENGIKYKFQVFQKVSHRQI, from the exons ATGGACGGGAAACCCTTGCGTCTGATCGCCGCCGCCGACGCGGAGCTGGGGATCGGTCTGGGTGGGCACCTGCCCTGGCATCTGCC GAACGAGTTCAACTGGTTCGTATCCCGGATCACTGCCGTTTCCGAGCCAG GCAAGAAGAACATGCTGATCTGGGGTAGATACAGTGCGGTCAGTCCCTCCCAGCCCCTGCCAAACTGCTACCGTGTCTGCTTAAGTAGGACCTTGCG CTGTGTGCCTCCTGGTGCGGACCATGTCTGCCGAGATTTTGCCAGTGCCATCCAGctcgcctccctccctcccctgagTGACACCATTGAAACCGTCTGGGTCCTTGGCGGGACACACGTCTATCAG GAAGCCTTGAAACATCCAAACTGTGAGCAGATTTATCTGACCAACATCATGGCTTGCTTCAATTGCGACACTTTCTTCCCAGAATTTGACCAGCAGATCTTCCGGTTGCTGGATGA GTTTCCTGGAATTCCAGGTGAGATTCTGGAAGAAAATGGCATCAAATATAAATTTCAAGTCTTTCAGAAGGTTTCCCACCGGCAAATCTGA
- the mterf2 gene encoding transcription termination factor 2, mitochondrial, with amino-acid sequence MYRAVSLHRVLAVGFLATGRCRGWPPSWSGCAPLTAPTAEGQENQQTVNSLHSLLVDVTRVRQLKSWVLLADKAYVSETADILKVMGAEEKTVARILQRYPEAVLCPPSETRAQWALWASLCPNKEELLRIVEQCPESFFITKNSRNWQDNVRYLEQLNLNRRIIRRLLATCPQIFCNDVGRNRAMVEALQKAFLQLGGTQANMNTWLVKLLSQNPVALLNPPEKLVENLTGLQAMGFSPVECLQLIAKLRGLILELSPHGMEACAGFCQQELHCSSEELRSLMLRCPGLLYLSVEVLQERLQAILRDGFSVERVKESPAILEVSTHILQYRLQKLRALGNSKERDSLDLLAATRKDFEAGYGKMARRQERPLFNPVAPLDIEN; translated from the coding sequence ATGTATAGAGCTGTTTCCCTCCACAGGGTGCTGGCAGTAGGATTCCTGGCAACTGGGCGATGCAGAGGATGGCCACCCTCGTGGAGTGGCTGTGCCCCGCTTACAGCCCCCACAGCAGAAGGGCAGGAGAACCAGCAGACGGTGAATTCCCTGCACTCTCTGTTGGTGGATGTAACCAGAGTCCGGCAGCTGAAGAGTTGGGTATTGCTGGCCGACAAGGCTTACGTCAGCGAAACGGCCGACATTTTGAAGGTGATGGGAGCCGAGGAGAAGACAGTGGCGAGGATCTTGCAACGATATCCAGAAGCTGTTCTCTGTCCACCATCGGAAACCAGGGCCCAGTGGGCGTTGTGGGCCTCTCTGTGCCCTAACAAGGAGGAGCTGCTGAGAATAGTTGAGCAGTGTCCTGAATCTTTCTTTATCACCAAAAACTCCAGGAACTGGCAGGACAACGTCAGGTACCTGGAGCAGTTAAACCTAAACAGGAGGATTATCAGACGCTTgctggccacatgcccacagatCTTCTGCAATGACGTGGGGAGAAATCGGGCTATGGTTGAGGCTCTGCAGAAGGCCTTCCTTCAGCTGGGAGGGACCCAAGCCAACATGAATACCTGGCTGGTGAAACTGTTGAGCCAGAACCCCGTAGCCTTGCTGAACCCTCCAGAGAAGCTGGTGGAGAACTTGACTGGTCTACAGGCCATGGGCTTCAGCCCTGTGGAGTGCCTGCAGCTGATCGCCAAACTCAGGGGGTTAATCCTGGAGCTATCCCCCCATGGAATGGAGGCTTGTGCTGGGTTCTGCCAGCAGGAACTGCACTGTAGTAGCGAGGAGCTGCGGAGCCTGATGCTGAGGTGCCCAGGCCTGTTGTACCTCTCAGTTGAGGTGTTGCAGGAGCGGCTACAGGCCATCCTGAGGGACGGGTTCTCTGTAGAGCGGGTGAAGGAGAGTCCAGCCATTCTGGAGGTGTCCACACACATTCTGCAGTACCGGCTGCAGAAACTGCGTGCGCTGGGTAACAGCAAGGAGCGGGACAGCCTGGATCTGTTGGCTGCAACCAGGAAGGACTTTGAGGCCGGTTATGGAAAGATGGCACGGAGGCAGGAGCGGCCACTCTTTAATCCAGTGGCTCCCTTAGACATCGAGAACTGA